The following are encoded in a window of Cryptococcus gattii WM276 chromosome M, complete sequence genomic DNA:
- a CDS encoding Metabolism-related protein, putative (Similar to TIGR gene model, INSD accession AAW46971.1) — protein MLKYIYVCRHGFRSNWVDPSIKSGPTGMNRDPPLAAHGLDQAESLATFLSSPSSTNPYPVPEIVFSSPFYRCLHLEHGVGEWYSPVYPNTGLHPRPAPSHILSPLFPPGSITPSYQPTLFPSRKGESLESLHERAELFIDAWTRRVEGEWPDVECVVIFAHAASIIALGRALTGDRSLEVIAGCATTSLYARKPSPSSSSSSTIPNPGSSQYTLLYSGRYDYLPLGLERDWSFADVVLTPDGEVVGDHGDEGGHEGEEWEEGLTQVGKQWLEDTRFERERVRGKGEIGVGDRERKSRM, from the exons ATGCTCAAGTACATCTACGTGTGCCGACATGGCTTCCG CTCGAACTGGGTGGATCCTAGTATAAAGTCAGGACCTACGGGCATGAACCGCGATCCTCCT CTCGCAGCCCACGGCCTCGACCAAGCAGAATCTCTTGCAaccttcctctcctccccaTCCAGTACCAACCCATATCCTGTACCGGAAATCGTATTTTCCTCACCTTTCTATCGAT GCCTTCACCTTGAACACGGTGTCGGCGAATGGTATTCACCCGTCTACCCCAACACCGGTCTTCACCCCCGCCCTGCCCCATCCCACATCCTCTCTCCACTCTTCCCTCCGGGCAGTATTACCCCCTCTTATCAACCCactctcttcccttctcgTAAAGGTGAATCTCTGGAAAGTCTTCACGAAAGGGCAGAATTATTTATCGATGCATGGACGAGACGGGTCGAAGGGGAATGGCCAGATGTGGAATGTGTAGTTATTTTTGCGCATGCGGCTAGTATCATTGCGCTCGGAAGAGCT TTGACAGGAGATCGATCGTTGGAAGTCATAGCAGGCTGTGCTACCACATCCCTTTACGCTCGTAAAccctccccttcctcttcctcatcatcaacCATACCAAATCCTGGCTCCTCCCAATACACTCTCCTCTACTCCGGCAGGTATGACTACCTTCCCCTCGGTCTCGAACGCGATTGGTCCTTTGCGGACGTCGTCCTCACTCCCGATGGAGAAGTTGTAGGCGATCACGGAGATGAAGGTGGGCATGAAGGCgaagaatgggaagaaggattgACCCAGGTTGGTAAGCAATGGTTGGAAGACACGAGGTttgagagagagagggTGAGGGGGAAAGGGGAGATTGGGGTGGGTGATCGAGAGAGAAAGTCGAGGATGTGA
- a CDS encoding co-chaperone SGT1 (Similar to TIGR gene model, INSD accession AAW46894.1) produces MTRDIPIPRYDFYQTPNELILALYVKGYDKLKDAVKVEFGTDYVIITLPALASSTEEQCITLRPLASTLSPGSTYRVLSTKIELKLLKAGGVTWPSLLAEEGKGVIVPQQQAPDAEASRSAIGSGSTSGSKADAVTGDAIGQEKKNKKKNWDKIDDDEEEPDPSDPNAGGDAALQKFFAQIYGNADEDTKRAMIKSFTESGGTTLSTDWSSIGKQTTPVRPPEGVEPRKF; encoded by the exons ATGACTAGAGACATTCCCATTCCCCGATACGATTTCTACCAAACTCCCAACGAGCTTATCCTTGCTCTGTACGTTAAAGGGTACGACAAATTAAAGGACGCTGTCAAGGTCGAATTCGGCACCGACTAT GTAATCATCACCCTTCCAGCACTTGCGTCATCCACAGAGGAACAATGTATAACGCTTCGACCTCTTGCCTCCACTCTATCCCCAGGTAGCACGTACCGTGTCCTCAGTACCAAGATTGAACTCAAATTGTTGAAAGCTGGGGGAGTGACTTGGCCCTCTTTGTTGGCTGAGGAGGGGAAAGGAGTTATTGTTCCGCAACAACAGGCACCTGACGCTGAAGCATCCAGATCTGCGATTGGATCTGGGTCGACATCCGGGTCCAAGGCGGATGCGGTGACAGGTGATGCAATAGGAcaggaaaagaagaataagaagaagaattgGGATAAGattgacgatgatgaggaagagcCAGACCCTTCTGATCCT AATGCAGGAGGCGACGCTGCATTACAAAAATTCTTCGCTCAAATTTACGGGAATGCAGACGAAGATACTAAACGCGCGATGATCAAGAGCTTTACAGAAAGTGGAGGGACTACTTTGAGTACCGACTGGTCATCTATTGGGAAAC AGACAACACCGGTGAGACCACCCGAGGGAGTGGAACCTCGGAAATTTTAA
- a CDS encoding uncharacterized protein (Similar to TIGR gene model, INSD accession AAW46744.1), with translation MPDSPPGTLSRTSSTTSLSGMGIQFHSANPLPPSLHDQAPLSAVPLLRSYSDDHRQRQQNDETLVSHQTSSAGVPGSAAPGASFSGGNLNLRGRNSNTDSLRIHRNSISHSVSADRVPTVSTIPSFPPAPPSHPSSAFYPSPAAPFVAAQTARAAHQTSSSAHQTSPSAHQTSPSAHTTSSFATSSSIGLQMHEARGRVVSPHHPDPSGPSPPEPALDGTSQPSPYDPPHLKANGAWGNENGYASTMYHPLTGKESQYGSTPTVHPAKVPFTESTAYWLGLYFCFNLGLTLFNKFVLVSFPFPYTLTGLHALSGCAGCYIALERGAFTPARLTQKENIILAAFSVLYTINIAVSNISLQLVTVPFHQVVRASTPLFTIFISTIFLRSRFSIMKLISLLPVVAGVGFATYGDYYFTTWGLILTLLGTFLAALKTVVTNLIQTGGGGRLKLHPLDLLMRMSPLAFIQCVIYGWYTGELERVRAYGATQMTSTKAVALLINGVIACGLNIVSFTANKKAGALTMTVSANCKQVLTIALAVVLFNLHITPTNGIGILLTLIGGGWYGYVEYQEKNRKTTKVLDRT, from the exons ATGCCAGACTCACCACCCGGCACGCTCTCCCGCACATCCTCGACAACGTCGCTTTCTGGGATGGGGATCCAGTTCCACTCTGCAAATCCTCTCCCGCCATCGCTGCACGACCAAGCGCCGCTGAGCGCTGTCCCTCTTCTCCGCTCGTATTCGGACGACCACCGCCAGCGCCAGCAGAACGACGAGACCCTGGTGTCGCATCAAACTAGCTCGGCGGGCGTGCCTGGCTCTGCAGCACCTGGCGCGTCCTTCTCCGGCGGGAATCTGAATCTGCGAGGGCGCAACTCAAACACGGACTCGTTGCGGATTCATAGAAATTCCATCTCCCACTCCGTCTCTGCCGACCGTGTGCCCACCGTCTCCACCATCCCTAGCTTCCCCCCTGCACCGCCCTCACACCCTTCTAGCGCGTTCTACCCATCGCCCGCTGCGCCCTTTGTCGCCGCACAGACTGCCCGTGCCGCCCATCAGACTAGCTCCTCCGCCCACCAAACTAGCCCCTCCGCCCACCAAACTAGCCCCTCCGCCCACACCACTAGCTCCTTCGCCACGTCGTCCTCGATCGGCCTGCAGATGCACGAAGCGCGTGGCAGGGTTGTCTCCCCGCACCACCCGGACCCCAGCGGGCCGTCCCCGCCAGAACCCGCCCTTGATGGCACGTCGCAGCCGAGCCCCTACGACCCACCGCACCTCAAAGCCAACGGCGCGTGGGGGAATGAAAACGGGTACGCGTCCACGATGTACCATCCGTTGACCGGCAAGGAGTCGCAGTACGGCTCGACCCCCACAGTCCATCCCGCCAAGGTGCCCTTTACAGAGAGCACCGCCTACTGGCTCGGCCTCTACTTTTGCTTCAACCTCGGACTCACCCTCTTCAACAAATTCGTCCTGGTCTCGTTCCCATTTCCCTAT ACATTAACGGGTCTACATGCCTTGTCCGGTTGTGCAGGGTGCTACATCGCCCTCGAGCGGGGCGCTTTT ACGCCTGCGAGACTAACACAAAAAGAAAATATCATTCTTGCCGCGTTCTCAGTCTTATACACCATCAACATCGCAGTCAGCAATATTAGTCTCCAGCTTGTCACTGTCCCATTCCACCAAGTCGTTCGAGCATCCACCCCGCTTTTCACAATCTtcatctccaccatctTTTTGCGTTCGCGCTTCAGTATAATGAAGCTCATCTCACTTTTACCTGTCGTTGCCGGCGTCGGTTTTGC GACATACGGAGACTACTACTTTACAACATGGGGCCTTATCCTTACCCTGTTGGGAACGTTTCTCGCCGCGTTAAAGACTGTGGTCACCAACCTGATCCAAACAGGTGGTGGCGGGAGACTCAAACTC CACCCCCTTGACCTCCTCATGCGCATGTCCCCTCTCGCATTCATCCAATGCGTAATCTACGGCTGGTACACTGGTGAACTCGAACGTGTCCGCGCATACGGCGCAACCCAAATGACATCCACCAAAGCCGTTGCGCTCTTGATCAATGGAGTGATTGCCTGTGGTTTGAATATCGTCAGTTTTACCGCGAATAAAAAGGCGGGCGCTTTGACGATGACCGTTTCTGCAAA CTGTAAACAAGTACTCACCATCGCACTCGCCGTCGTGCTGTTCAATCTGCATATCACGCCCACAAACGGCATTGGGATCTTGCTCACTCTTATAGGTGGT GGATGGTACGGCTACGTAGAGTACCAAGAGAAGAATAGAAAGACTACTAAAGTCCTTGATCGGACATAG
- a CDS encoding Structural constituent of ribosome, putative (Similar to TIGR gene model, INSD accession AAW46896.1), which yields MSAFSAQPIVIDGKGHLLGRLASVVAKQILTGQKVTVVRCEEINCSGSFFRNKIKYHNYLHKRHIVNPKKSGPFHFRAPSRILYKAIRGMVPHKSSRGAAALKRLELYEGVPPAQDRVKKMVVPAALRVLRLKPGRKFCTLKRISAEVGWNYKDVVDRLEEKRKVKGQAYFERKQAALKLRAKAEASAPKDAKLAEFGY from the exons ATGTCCGCTTTCTCCGCCCAGCCTATCGTCATTGACGGCAAAGGTCACCTCCTCGGTCGACTTGCTTCGGTCGTTGCCAAGCAG ATCCTCACTGGCCAAAAGGTCACCGTTGTCCGATGTGAGGAGATCAACTGCTCTGGTTCCTTCTTCAGGAACAAGATCAAGTACCACAACTACCTCCACA AGCGACACATTGTCAACCCCAAGAAGTCTGGTCCTTTCCACTTCCGCGCTCCTTCCCGAATCCTCTACAAGGCCATCCGCGGTATGGTTCCCCACAAGTCTTCCCGAGGTGCCGCCGCCCTCAAGCGACTTGAGCTCTACGAGGGTGTCCCCCCCGCCCAGGACCGTGTCAAGAAGATGGTTGTCCCTGCTGCCCTCCGTGTCCTCCGATTGAAGCCCGGAAGGAAGTTCTGCACCCTCAAGAGGATTAGCGCCGAGGTCGGATGGAACTACAAGGACGTTGTTGACAGGCttgaggagaagaggaaggtCAAGGGTCAGGCTTACTTTGAGCGCAAG CAAGCCGCTCTCAAGCTCCGTGCCAAGGCCGAGGCTTCTGCCCCCAAGGACGCCAAGCTCGCCGAGTTCGGCTACTAG
- a CDS encoding Osmoregulation-related protein, putative (Similar to TIGR gene model, INSD accession AAW46745.1): protein MAPFGGHGSSGRGRGGFRGGRGGRGGRGGRGGYGGPQLPSSLLEQVDAKYGSGGRRDMTRKEKRKAARDDRKGPAQTQKTRGRPPSSDDDEEEKDEIEQPPSKKAKISKAQSVSSSEKPKSEKKEKKKKLPELTLPEESVGGDVEDREIEWLEYMLRKEKGKSNDEDDLDDGLDDLLNFTEVFERGGKGVNKQILDDEGDEEISDFEKEDEEDGEEESEEDQDKDDDEDNEIGDEEEEFMGFSDQEEDQEKKEDVSEEEDESLVRKRDQARPDDAEPSAPSDSTASSSTDAPAPSKYIPPHLRAAQLEEKAKGNKEKAEEKVRLERKAQGLLNRLSEQNIESILAELETLYRNHSRNDVTTALTDLIIQMISNKSNLLDSFVVLYATLVGALHRVIGMEFGAHFLHTLITKYNGLQNQSLLSAEGQQFTTIQATIYETPDAGKESLNLLALIAELYNAQVVGSRLIYDLIRGFLEGEGKEGEVMGEREVEGLLKILRCSGAQLRTDDPASLKDIVNLVQEKTKGKEKTMTARARFMVETLTNVKNGKVKSSATSEAGNDAAQRMKKFLSGLGRKRRLLAYEPLRVSLSDLLSADKKGKWWLVGAGWSGNPLVELEQQREKAKSSEKRGKSGNKEEDKDSEAALLELARKQGMNTDVRRGVFVVLMTSEDYVHACDRLSMFKLSDVQQREFVRVALHCCGLEATYNPYYTLILSHLCANSYDHRFTFQYALWDFMRELESGSKVSKQRVGNVARAVAYVVARGGLSLTVFKAVDFTSLSKPLTKFLITVLVHFVIALQTVSPIFTLPKSYELVRNFDDEVIQERFEQVLSNTELAGGWLWVLDREMKDGKKWEEEVTGERERAVVRKSLGIAKNVLRAAAL from the exons ATGGCCCCATTTGGAGGACACGGAAGCTCTGGAAGAGGACGTGGTGGATTTCgagggggaagaggtgggagaggagggagaggagggagaggagggtATGGAGGACCACAATTGCCGTCATCTCTTCTTGAACAAGTTGATGCCAAATATG GATCGGGCGGAAGGAGAGATATGACCAGGAAAGAAAAACGAAAAGCCGCTCGAGATGACCGTAAAGGACCTGCCCAAACTCAAAAGACAAGAGGACGGCCACCATCAagcgatgatgatgaggaggaaaaagaCGAAATTGAACAACCGCCTTCTAAAAAAGCAAAGATTTCCAAAGCCCAATCTGTGTCGAGTTCGGAAAAGCCCAAATctgaaaagaaggagaagaagaagaagcttcCAGAATTGACACTTCCCGAGGAGAGTGTGGGTGGAGATGTGGAGGACAGGGAGATTGAATGGCTGGAGTATATGCtgaggaaagaaaaagggaaGTCTAACGATGAGGATGATCTTGATGATGGCCTCGATG ATTTGTTGAACTTCACCGAAGTCTTTGAGCGTGGTGGGAAAGGAGTGAACAAACAGATcttggatgatgaaggtgatgaagagatATCTGATTTTGAgaaggaagacgaagaggatggggaagaagaatcCGAGGAAGACCAGGACAAAGACGATGACGAAGATAACGAGATTGGC gacgaagaagaagagttcATGGGATTCAGCGATCAAGAGGAAGATcaggagaagaaggaggatgtttcagaggaggaggatgaatCCCTGGTCCGAAAAAGGGATCAGGCGAGACCCGACGACGCAGAACCATCGGCTCCTTCAGATTCTACTGCATCATCGTCAACAGACGCTCCGGCACCGAGCAAGTACATCCCTCCACACCTCCGAGCCGCTCAATTAGAGGAAAAAGCAAAAGGAAATAAGGAAAAGGCAGAGGAGAAGGTACGGCTTGAGAGAAAGGCGCAAGGTCTGCTCAATAG GCTGAGTGAACAGAATATTGAGTCTATTTTGGCCGAGCTTGAAACACTCTACAGGAACCACAGTAGAAACG ATGTCACCACCGCTCTTACCGACCTCATTATTCAAATGATTTCTAATAAAAGCAACCTTCTCGATTCTTTTGTCGTCCTCTATGCTACTCTTGTCGGCGCTCTTCATCGGGTGATTGGTATGGAGTTTGGAGCTCACTTCCTTCACACCTTGATTACAAAATACAACGGTCTCCAGAACCAGTCTTTATTGAGCGCTGAAGGTCAACAATTCACAACTATCCAGGCTACGATTTATGAGACCCCTGACGCAGGCAAAGAGTCTCTCAATTTGCTCGCCCTCATCGCAGAGCTATACAATGCCCAAGTTGTCGGATCTCGGTTGATTTACGATCTGATCAGAGGATTCTTAGAAGGTgaagggaaagagggagaggttatgggagagagggaagtAGAAGGGTTGTTGAAGATTCTGAGGT GTTCGGGAGCTCAGCTGAGAACAGATGATCCCGCGAGTTTGAAGGATATTGTCAATCTTGTCCAGGAGAAGACTAAGGGCAAGGAAAAGACGATGAC TGCACGAGCTCGTTTCATGGTGGAAACTCTAACCAACGTCAAGAACGGCAAGGTCAAGTCCTCTGCTACTTCCGAAGCAGGAAACGATGCTGCTCAGCGGATGAAGAAGTTCTTATCGGGTTTAGGCCGCAAACGAAGAT TACTTGCATACGAGCCCCTCCGGGTCTCACTCTCTGACCTGCTGTCAGCCGATAAAAAGGGTAAATGGTGGCTGGTCGGTGCTGGCTGGTCTGGTAATCCTCTCGTGGAACTGGAACAACAACGCGAAAAAGCCAAGTCATCAGAAAAGAGGGGGAAGAGCGGAAACAAAGAGGAAGATAAGGATAGTGAGGCGGCACTGCTCGAGTTGGCGAGAAAACAGGGGATGAACACGGATGTTAGAAGAGGAGTGTTCGTGGTGCTGATGACCAGTGAA GATTATGTGCACGCCTGTGACAGACTGAGTATGTTCAAACTGAGTGATGTCCAACAGCGAGAATTTGTGAGGGTGGCCCTCCACTGTTGTGGCCTC GAAGCAACTTACAACCCATACTATACTCTGATACTCAGTCATCTCTGTGCAAATTCTTACGATCACCGTTTTACGTTTCAATACGCTTTATGGGACTTTATGCGTGAGCTGGAGAGTGGATCAAAGGTCAGCAAACAGAGAGTTGGAAATGTGGCAAGGGCTGTGGCGTATGTTGTGGCTCGAGGAGGATTGAGTTTGACCGTTTTTAAG GCGGTTGATTTCACATCCCTTTCTAAACCGCTCACTAAGTTCCTTATCACTGTCCTAGTACATTTTGTCATTGCGCTCCAGACGGTCTCTCCCATCTTTACACTTCCTAAATCGTACGAACTCGTTCGCAACTTTGATGATGAAGTTATTCAAGAGAGATTTGAACAGGTGCTCAGTAATACTGAGCTTGCTGGCGGTTGGTTGTGGGTGTTGGATAGGGAAAtgaaggatgggaagaagtgggaagaggaagtcacgggagaaagggaaagggcGGTTGTAAGGAAGAGCTTGGGGATTGCTAAGAATGTGTTGAGAGCAGCTGCGCTATAG